The region TTCAATGGTTAAAATGTAGATGGGCAGCCTCCCTCACCTCCAAAAGCCAAGCCCGCCCGACCGTCCCAGGGCATGAGAGGGCACCTATGTCTGGACATTCCAAGTGGCACTCCATTCGGCATAAAAAGGCCGTGGTTGATGCCAAGCGGGGCAAGCAGTTCGCCAAGTTGATTAAGGAGATTACGGTGGCAGCCCGCCTAGGCGGCGGCGACACCGACGCCAACCCACGCCTTAGGACTGCAATCACATCGGCCAAGGCCATGAACATGCCTGCCGATAATATCAAGCGGTCAATCCAGCGTGGAACGGGTGAGCTTGAAGGGGTCCAATACGAGGAGGTCGTCTACGAGGGTTACGGCCCGGGCGGGGTCGCGGTTTTCGTCGAAGCGCTTACCGACAACAAGAACCGCACCGTGGCGGAGCTCAGGCACGTCTTTACCAAACACGGCGGCAACCTCTCAGAGCCCGGGAGTGTGGCGTGGATGTTCTCCAAGAAGGGAATTTTCATGGTGGAGGAGGAGGCGGTCGGGGAAGATCGCCTCATGGAGGTCGCCCTCGAGGCGGGAGCAGACGATATCTCCCTGGACGAGGGCGCCTACGAGGTGACCTGCCCGTGGGAGCTATTCGCCAGCCTTAGAGAAGCGCTCGGGGATGCCGACATCCCGACGACCCTGGCCGAAGTTATCCAGGCGCCCCAGAGCACTATCAAGCTCGAAGGGAGCGAGGGCCAACAGGTCCTCCGCCTCATGGAAGGGCTGGAGGACCACGACGACGTCCAGAACGTCTCGGCGAACTTCGACATACCCGCCGAGGTCATGGAGGAGGTGGGTGCCTAAGCACTCGGGCGTTCGGGTTATAGGGATCGACCCTGGGACCCAGGCCACCGGCTACGGCGTCGTCGAAGCCGACGGCCGGACTCTCGCCGCCATCGCCTGGGGAGTCGTCCGAGGCCCCGCCCGCGCCCCCCTGGCCGAGCGCCTCAAAGCGATGAGCGACGGACTCCGCGAGGCCATCGCCACATACCAGCCCGACGTTGTCGCCGTCGAGGACACCTTCTACGCGCAAAACGTCAAATCCGCCCTGGCCCTCGGCCAGGCCCGCGGAGTGGCGCTTGTGGCGGCGGCGGATGCGGGCCTCGAGGTGGTGACCTACCCGGCCCGGACCGTTAAGCAGGCCATCGTGGGTTACGGGGGGGCGGAGAAAGACCAAGTCCAGTCAATGGTGGCCCGTCTTCTGGGGCTCGGCGAGCCTCCTCAACCATACGATGCCGCCGACGCCCTCGCTGTTGCCATCTGCCATTGCCACACATCCACGACGCAGGCCCGCCTTAGGGCCGCTCAATGACATGATTGCTCAGCTCTCCGGCCGGCTCTCAGTAAAAAGCCCTGAGCGGGCCGTCTTGGACGTAGGCGGCGTCGGATACGCCTGCACAATCCCTCTGACGACCTACTACCGCCTGCCCCCCGAAGGCGAGCTGGTCAATCTCCTCGTCTACACGCATGTGCGGGAGGACACCATAGCCCTCTACGGGTTCTCCACGGCCGAGGAACGGGAGCTCTTCGTGCTCTTGATCGCTGTTAGCAGAATTGGCCCT is a window of Nitrospinota bacterium DNA encoding:
- a CDS encoding YebC/PmpR family DNA-binding transcriptional regulator, translated to MSGHSKWHSIRHKKAVVDAKRGKQFAKLIKEITVAARLGGGDTDANPRLRTAITSAKAMNMPADNIKRSIQRGTGELEGVQYEEVVYEGYGPGGVAVFVEALTDNKNRTVAELRHVFTKHGGNLSEPGSVAWMFSKKGIFMVEEEAVGEDRLMEVALEAGADDISLDEGAYEVTCPWELFASLREALGDADIPTTLAEVIQAPQSTIKLEGSEGQQVLRLMEGLEDHDDVQNVSANFDIPAEVMEEVGA
- the ruvC gene encoding crossover junction endodeoxyribonuclease RuvC; amino-acid sequence: MGIDPGTQATGYGVVEADGRTLAAIAWGVVRGPARAPLAERLKAMSDGLREAIATYQPDVVAVEDTFYAQNVKSALALGQARGVALVAAADAGLEVVTYPARTVKQAIVGYGGAEKDQVQSMVARLLGLGEPPQPYDAADALAVAICHCHTSTTQARLRAAQ